The following proteins are encoded in a genomic region of Nicotiana sylvestris chromosome 4, ASM39365v2, whole genome shotgun sequence:
- the LOC104212001 gene encoding probable serine/threonine-protein kinase PBL9, translating into MGSCISVRIKAESPLHAGASDGRDLSSRLSYSSAPLTPRSQNEILESSNLKSFSFNELRVATRNFRPDSVLGEGGFGCVFKGWIDEHTFKAARPGTGLVIAVKRLNQEGFQGHKEWLAEINYLGSLSHPNLVKLIGYCLEDEHRLLVYEFMPRGSLENHLFRRSTYFQPLSWNLRMKVALEAAKGLAYLHSPEAKVIYRDFKSSNILLDANYNAKLSDFGLAKDGPVDGKSYVSTRVMGTYGYAAPEYMATGHLTARSDIYSFGVVLLEMLTGRRVVDKNRPHGEQNLIEWAKPFLSSKRKVLRIMDPRIEGQYSVEGALKAALLAVKCLALEPKFRPKMHEVVKALEQLQNSNESGSLKRDQTQRKHRRTCTDEASRRKTSSYPRPAASPQLVT; encoded by the exons ATGGGGTCTTGTATCAGTGTTCGAATTAAAGCCGAGTCTCCTCTTCATGCTG GAGCAAGTGATGGAAGAGACTTGAGTAGTAGGCTTTCATATTCATCAGCTCCGTTGACTCCGCGGAGCCAGAATGAGATCCTGGAATCCTCAAATCTGAAAAGCTTTAGTTTCAATGAACTCCGAGTAGCCACGAGGAACTTCCGTCCAGATAGTGTGTTGGGAGAAGGCGGTTTTGGTTGTGTCTTTAAGGGTTGGATCGATGAGCATACATTTAAAGCTGCACGGCCGGGAActggtttggttatagctgttaagagATTGAACCAAGAGGGCTTTCAAGGTCACAAAGAATGGCTG GCAGAAATCAATTACCTTGGTTCGCTTTCTCATCCTAATCTCGTGAAGTTGATTGGATATTGCTTAGAAGATGAACACAGGCTTTTGGTATATGAGTTCATGCCTAGAGGAAGTTTGGAAAATCATCTGTTCAGAA GGAGTACTTATTTCCAACCACTATCGTGGAATCTCCGGATGAAGGTTGCTCTTGAGGCAGCAAAGGGACTGGCATATCTTCACAGCCCAGAAGCTAAAGTTATATATCGCGATTTCAAGTCATCTAACATTTTGCTGGATGCT AATTACAATGCGAAGCTTTCTGATTTTGGATTGGCGAAGGATGGACCAGTGGACGGTAAAAGCTATGTATCTACTAGAGTAATGGGTACCTATGGTTATGCTGCTCCCGAGTATATGGCCACAG GCCACCTGACTGCAAGAAGTGACATATACAGTTTCGGGGTTGTTCTTCTAGAAATGCTGACAGGCCGTCGAGTGGTGGACAAAAACCGCCCTCACGGGGAGCAGAATCTAATTGAATGGGCTAAGCCTTTTCTTTCTAGTAAACGAAAAGTCCTTCGTATTATGGATCCGCGTATAGAAGGTCAGTACTCAGTGGAAGGAGCACTAAAGGCAGCACTTCTCGCGGTCAAATGCTTGGCATTAGAACCCAAATTCAGGCCCAAAATGCACGAGGTCGTAAAAGCACTAGAGCAACTTCAGAACTCAAATGAATCGGGAAGTCTCAAACGTGATCAAACACAAAGGAAACATCGTAGAACCTGTACCGATGAAGCTTCAAGAAGAAAAACTTCGTCTTACCCGAGGCCAGCTGCTTCTCCTCAGCTTGTTACTTGA
- the LOC104212002 gene encoding uncharacterized protein, which translates to MFGRRFISFLRRNPSPSEKVVAEEGKAKTWGRRIVSGTLICLTGGVALSALDDLSIYHSCSSKALEKASKNKTILDAIGEPIVRGPWYNASLAVAHQRHSVSCTFPVSGPQGTGIFQLKAVRNGEDKWSSFLRPSDWEILIMEALVHVPGNEEKQQTFRIRVSDDLPPPASNACTDGTSQESCSVEKK; encoded by the exons ATGTTCGGGCGAAGATTTATCTCCTTCTTGCGTCGCAACCCATCACC TTCGGAGAAAGTGGTGGCAGAGGAAGGGAAGGCTAAGACGTGGGGAAGAAGGATAGTGTCGGGTACACTGATTTGCTTAACAGGAGGAGTTGCTCTAAGTGCTCTTGATGATCTCTCTATatatcatagctgtagcag CAAGGCCTTGGAGAaagccagtaagaataagacGATTCTAGATGCTATTGGGGAGCCCATTGTTAGAGGTCCTTGGTATAATGCATCATTAGCAGTAGCTCACCAAAGGCATTCTGTATCATGCACATTCCCCGTCTCTGGACCACAAGGCACTGGAATTTTTCAGTTAAAGGCAGTTCGTAATGGAG AGGACAAATGGTCATCATTTTTACGACCGAGCGACTGGGAGATCCTCATTATGGAAGCTCTCGTACATGTTCCAGGGAACGAAGAGAAACAGCAAACGTTTCGGATCAGGGTTTCAGATGACCTACCTCCACCAGCTAGTAATGCATGCACGGATGGCACATCTCAGGAATCGTGTAGTGTGGAGAAGAAATAA